In Streptomyces seoulensis, the following are encoded in one genomic region:
- a CDS encoding DUF7455 domain-containing protein has translation MTTVLTPASPLTAADRCDRCGAQAYLRVVLLSGGELLFCAHHGRKFEPELKKIAAEIQDETERLTAVPGTSATEER, from the coding sequence GTGACTACTGTTCTGACCCCCGCGAGCCCGCTGACGGCCGCCGATCGCTGCGACCGCTGCGGCGCCCAGGCATACCTGCGCGTCGTCCTGCTGAGCGGCGGAGAACTGCTCTTCTGCGCCCACCACGGGCGCAAGTTCGAGCCGGAACTCAAGAAGATCGCCGCTGAGATACAGGACGAGACGGAGCGGCTCACGGCCGTTCCCGGCACCTCTGCCACCGAAGAGCGCTGA
- a CDS encoding DUF1453 family protein, with product MSGFVDALVIVAVAVLVIARQFRTHAVDAERRWWLAPAILAVLALRGPGIVDAHHRVESLGLLVAEVAVGLATGAGWAWTTRIWRTPDGVVWSRSSKASAAVWAGGIALRAGLFGLGYALGVRQDSAALMLGLAATLLVRGAITTRRAQLLTSSPAPPPTYGDGTPSAPGAPAVRPPWKERV from the coding sequence ATGTCCGGGTTCGTCGACGCGTTGGTGATCGTGGCCGTCGCCGTGCTGGTGATCGCCAGGCAGTTCCGCACCCACGCCGTCGATGCCGAGCGGCGCTGGTGGCTGGCGCCCGCGATTCTCGCGGTCCTGGCGCTGCGCGGGCCCGGCATAGTGGATGCCCACCACCGCGTCGAGTCGCTCGGACTGCTCGTCGCCGAAGTGGCCGTCGGTCTGGCCACCGGAGCGGGCTGGGCCTGGACCACCCGGATCTGGCGGACGCCGGACGGAGTCGTGTGGAGCCGCAGCAGCAAGGCCAGTGCCGCCGTGTGGGCGGGAGGGATAGCCCTGCGAGCCGGCCTCTTCGGCCTCGGGTACGCCCTCGGGGTCCGGCAGGACAGTGCCGCCCTGATGCTGGGCCTCGCCGCGACCCTGCTGGTCCGTGGCGCCATCACCACCAGGCGGGCACAGCTGCTGACCTCCTCGCCCGCCCCGCCGCCGACGTACGGTGACGGAACACCGTCGGCACCGGGCGCCCCGGCGGTACGGCCGCCCTGGAAGGAGCGGGTGTGA
- a CDS encoding sensor histidine kinase encodes MSENPWTRWPSREALSKVGISRPRRLLGRAIRVVLLGLLLWAALRQNDVPLWGEAAAVAGVLLASGAAWGYFRTTYAHRLLPSLALVSVLLALAVAAQLTGFGGPALVLWCGCGILALERLPLAAAVPVTSVALASFAIFNKDVWLTTASTVAGLALAGYVARLDSEARGSAQRLLAQERAAREAEAESAALSERARIAREIHDVLAHSLSAQMVHLEAARLLLERDASREQVLERVVAARGMARDGLAETRQALSALRGELTPLEEFLTDLVSVTDGGEVTVTGERRALPAEASQAVRRVAQEAMTNVRKHAQGAKVRVRLDYSEHQVTLDVRDKGGRPGELAASGGGYGLLGMRERAELLGGSLDAGPDEEGFVVTLKVPV; translated from the coding sequence GTGAGCGAGAACCCCTGGACCCGCTGGCCCTCACGCGAGGCGCTGAGCAAAGTCGGCATCAGCCGCCCCCGGCGTCTGCTGGGCCGGGCCATCAGGGTGGTGCTGCTCGGGCTGCTGCTGTGGGCAGCACTCAGACAGAACGACGTACCCCTGTGGGGAGAGGCCGCCGCCGTGGCGGGCGTACTGCTGGCCTCCGGCGCGGCGTGGGGCTACTTCCGCACCACCTACGCGCACCGGCTGCTGCCCTCCCTGGCGCTGGTCTCCGTGCTCCTGGCTCTGGCGGTCGCCGCCCAGCTGACCGGTTTCGGGGGCCCCGCCCTGGTGCTCTGGTGCGGCTGCGGAATTCTCGCCCTGGAGCGGCTGCCCCTCGCGGCGGCGGTGCCGGTGACCTCGGTCGCCCTGGCCTCCTTCGCGATCTTCAACAAGGACGTGTGGCTCACCACCGCCTCCACCGTGGCCGGGCTGGCGCTGGCCGGCTACGTCGCGCGGCTGGACTCGGAGGCGCGGGGCAGCGCGCAGCGGCTGCTCGCCCAGGAGCGGGCCGCGCGGGAAGCGGAGGCGGAGTCGGCCGCGCTCAGCGAGCGGGCGCGGATAGCGCGGGAGATCCATGACGTGCTGGCCCACAGCCTCTCGGCGCAGATGGTGCACCTGGAGGCGGCCCGGCTGCTGCTGGAGCGCGACGCGAGCCGGGAGCAGGTGCTGGAGCGGGTGGTGGCCGCGCGGGGCATGGCCCGTGACGGACTCGCCGAGACCCGCCAGGCACTGTCGGCGCTCCGGGGTGAACTGACCCCGCTGGAAGAGTTCCTGACCGACCTCGTCAGCGTGACGGACGGGGGCGAGGTCACCGTCACGGGTGAGCGCCGGGCGCTGCCGGCCGAGGCGTCGCAGGCGGTGCGCCGGGTGGCGCAGGAGGCGATGACGAACGTCCGCAAGCACGCCCAGGGCGCGAAGGTGCGGGTCCGGCTCGACTACAGCGAGCATCAAGTGACCCTCGATGTGCGGGACAAGGGCGGACGTCCGGGCGAACTGGCCGCCTCCGGCGGCGGGTACGGTCTGCTGGGCATGCGGGAGCGCGCCGAACTGCTGGGCGGCTCGCTGGACGCCGGGCCGGACGAGGAGGGATTCGTGGTGACGTTGAAGGTGCCGGTATGA
- a CDS encoding DNA gyrase/topoisomerase IV subunit B, with the protein MTADTSVPSTALLAGADRDGSNYTARHLLVLEGLEAVRKRPGMYIGSTDSRGLMHCLWEIIDNSVDEALGGYCDRIEVILHDDGSVEVRDNGRGIPVDVEPKTGLSGVEVVMTKLHAGGKFGGGSYAASGGLHGVGASVVNALSARLDVEVDRSGSTHAISFRRGVPGAFARGGAEAKFEAGTGLVKTKKIPKNRTGTRVRYWADRQIFLKDAKLSLDNLHQRARQTAFLVPGLTIVVRDEMGLGDGGSKGEESFRFDGGISEFCEYLATDKPVCDTLRFSGQGTFKETVPVLDDHGQMTPTEVTRELGVDVAMRWGTGYDTNLKSFVNIIATPKGGTHVAGFEQAVTKTMNEVLRAKKMLRVAEDDVVKDDALEGLTAVVTVRLAEPQFEGQTKEVLGTSAARRIVSTVIARELKAFLTSTKRDDAAQARTVMEKVVAAARTRVAARQHKDAQRRKTALESSSLPAKLADCRSDDVDRSELFIVEGDSALGTAKLARNSEFQALLPIRGKILNVQRSSVTDMLKNVECGAIIQVIGAGSGRTFDIDAARYGKIIMMTDADVDGSHIRCLLLTLFQRYMRPMVEAGRVFAAVPPLHRIELIQPKKGQDKYVYTYSDRELRDTLMEFQRKGVRYKDSIQRYKGLGEMDADQLAETTMDPRHRTLRRINLADLEAAEQVFDLLMGNDVAPRKEFISSSAATLDRSRIDA; encoded by the coding sequence GTGACCGCCGATACGTCCGTGCCGTCCACAGCGCTGCTGGCAGGAGCAGACCGGGACGGCTCCAACTACACCGCGCGGCACCTCCTCGTCCTCGAGGGCCTCGAAGCCGTGCGCAAGCGTCCGGGCATGTACATCGGCTCGACCGACAGCCGCGGCCTGATGCACTGCCTCTGGGAGATCATCGACAACTCCGTGGACGAGGCCCTCGGCGGTTACTGCGACCGCATCGAGGTGATCCTCCACGACGACGGCTCGGTCGAGGTCCGGGACAACGGCCGCGGCATCCCCGTGGACGTCGAGCCCAAGACCGGCCTGTCCGGCGTCGAGGTCGTCATGACCAAGCTGCACGCCGGCGGCAAGTTCGGCGGCGGCTCCTACGCGGCCTCCGGCGGCCTGCACGGCGTCGGCGCCTCCGTGGTGAACGCGCTCTCCGCCCGGCTCGACGTCGAGGTGGACCGGAGCGGCAGCACCCACGCCATCAGCTTCCGCCGTGGTGTTCCGGGTGCCTTCGCCCGGGGTGGCGCGGAGGCCAAGTTCGAGGCCGGGACCGGCCTGGTCAAGACCAAGAAGATCCCGAAGAACCGCACCGGCACGCGCGTGCGCTACTGGGCCGACCGGCAGATCTTCCTCAAGGACGCCAAGCTCTCCCTGGACAACCTGCACCAGCGCGCCCGCCAGACCGCCTTCCTGGTGCCGGGCCTCACCATCGTCGTGCGCGACGAGATGGGCCTGGGCGACGGCGGCAGCAAGGGCGAGGAGTCCTTCCGCTTCGACGGCGGCATCAGCGAGTTCTGCGAGTACCTGGCCACCGACAAGCCGGTCTGCGACACGCTCCGCTTCTCGGGCCAGGGCACCTTCAAGGAGACCGTCCCGGTCCTCGACGACCATGGCCAGATGACGCCCACCGAGGTCACCCGGGAACTGGGTGTCGACGTGGCGATGCGCTGGGGCACCGGCTACGACACCAACCTCAAGTCCTTCGTCAACATCATCGCCACCCCCAAGGGCGGCACCCACGTGGCCGGCTTCGAGCAGGCGGTCACCAAGACGATGAACGAAGTACTGCGCGCCAAGAAGATGCTGCGCGTCGCAGAGGACGACGTGGTCAAGGACGACGCCCTGGAGGGCCTGACCGCGGTCGTCACCGTCCGCCTGGCCGAGCCGCAGTTCGAGGGCCAGACCAAGGAGGTGCTCGGCACCTCGGCGGCCCGCCGCATCGTCTCCACCGTGATCGCGCGGGAACTGAAGGCGTTCCTCACCTCCACCAAGCGGGACGACGCCGCACAGGCCCGCACGGTCATGGAGAAGGTGGTCGCCGCCGCCCGCACCCGCGTGGCCGCCCGCCAGCACAAGGACGCCCAGCGCCGCAAGACCGCCCTGGAGTCCTCGTCCCTGCCCGCCAAGCTCGCCGACTGCCGCAGCGACGACGTCGACCGCAGCGAGCTGTTCATCGTCGAGGGCGACTCCGCGCTCGGTACGGCCAAGCTGGCGCGCAACTCCGAGTTCCAGGCGCTGCTGCCCATCCGGGGCAAGATCCTCAACGTGCAGCGCTCGTCCGTGACCGACATGCTCAAGAACGTCGAGTGCGGCGCGATCATCCAGGTCATAGGAGCGGGCTCGGGCCGCACCTTCGACATCGACGCCGCCCGCTACGGCAAGATCATCATGATGACGGACGCCGATGTCGACGGCTCCCACATCCGCTGCCTGCTGCTCACGCTCTTCCAGCGCTACATGCGGCCCATGGTCGAGGCGGGCCGGGTCTTCGCCGCCGTGCCACCGCTGCACCGCATCGAGCTGATCCAGCCGAAGAAGGGCCAGGACAAGTACGTCTACACGTACTCCGACCGCGAGCTGCGGGACACGCTCATGGAGTTCCAGCGCAAGGGGGTCCGGTACAAGGACTCCATTCAGCGCTACAAGGGCCTCGGTGAGATGGACGCCGATCAGCTGGCCGAGACCACGATGGACCCGCGCCACCGCACCCTGCGCCGGATCAACCTCGCGGACCTCGAAGCCGCCGAACAGGTCTTCGACCTGCTGATGGGCAACGACGTGGCGCCGCGCAAGGAGTTCATCTCCAGCTCGGCGGCGACGCTGGACCGTTCGCGGATCGACGCGTAG